In the genome of Methylococcus sp. EFPC2, the window GCGACAGCTTCCATCGCTACGACCGGCTGGAAATGCGGAAGAAGATCGCCGAAGCCCAGGATCAGGGCCGGCATTTCAGCCACTTCGCCATCGAAGCCAACATCCTCGACGAGCTGGCCGACATTTTCAAACAATACGGCGAAACCGGTTCCGCCCGCCGCCGCTATTACGTGCACAGCGAGGAAGAGAGCAAGGCGCTGGGAGGCTATGGTCCAGGCACCTTCACGCCCTGGGAAGAAATTCCTACCGGCACCACCGATGTCCTGTTTTACGAGGGATTGCACGGGGGCGTCCAGACCGAGGACATCGACGTGGTCAAGTACACGGACCTGCTGATCGGCGTGGTGCCCATCGTCAACCTGGAATGGATCCAGAAGATCCATCGCGACACCGCGCAGCGCGGCTACAAACCGGAGGATGTGACCGAGACCATCCTGCGCCGCATGGACGACTACGTGAAGGTCATCACGCCGCAGTTCTCGAAGTCCGATATCAACTTCCAGCGCGTGCCCCTGGTGGACACCTCCAACCCTTTCATCGCGCGCGATATTCCGACGCCGGACGAAAGCCTGGTCATCATCCGTTTCAAGGATCCTCGCAAATTCAACGTGGATTTCACCTACCTGCTGTCCATGCTGCACGGCTCATTCATGTCGCGTTACAACTCCATCGTCATCCCCGGCGGCAAGATGGGCTTGGCCATGGAGATCATCTTCCGTCCCATCCTCGAACACATGATCGAGGAAAGCCGAAATTCCTGAGCCGTTTCCGCTCCGTTCGTACCGAATACGCCGACTCGTCCGCGAGCCGGCGTTTTTTCCGCTCACCCGTGGGGAACTCGATCGAAAACGCGTCTGTCAGACAGGACATTGTCATTTGCAACGAATGCCGGTTCACGGACTCGATCATCCGGTGAGGA includes:
- a CDS encoding phosphoribulokinase produces the protein MSKKHPVIAVTGSSGAGTTTVKKSFEHIFFRLGLKPLVLEGDSFHRYDRLEMRKKIAEAQDQGRHFSHFAIEANILDELADIFKQYGETGSARRRYYVHSEEESKALGGYGPGTFTPWEEIPTGTTDVLFYEGLHGGVQTEDIDVVKYTDLLIGVVPIVNLEWIQKIHRDTAQRGYKPEDVTETILRRMDDYVKVITPQFSKSDINFQRVPLVDTSNPFIARDIPTPDESLVIIRFKDPRKFNVDFTYLLSMLHGSFMSRYNSIVIPGGKMGLAMEIIFRPILEHMIEESRNS